The Styela clava chromosome 3, kaStyClav1.hap1.2, whole genome shotgun sequence genome includes the window TATGGGCGTATTTCACAATACGCGATCTTTTGGAAAAAATAACTTTATCATCAAGTCGAGTGAGTTATTCTTGTTCAAACTCGTGTTGTTCTTCACTCTTTTTGGCCATTTAATATTCAATGCTCTCATTATTTTCACCTTCCCACACAGAGAGAAGTTTATCAAATAACAAGTGAAGCACTACGATTATCTCTGAAATACAGTTTCGTGACTCCTCTCACATCGATGGTGGTTACATTACCTGAAGATGAAATAACAACAACCCCTGCTAGACGTGAGTAttgggatatattcacttgcctAAATGATTGAAATCTTTTTCACCATTACACAATAGCAGTTTATTGTGTgctagattcaaataatttatatttttaaattattcaacgAAACAGAAGACATGGTTTCAtatttatactaaaaaattcaattaattaATCCAATCCTATGACAAAGTATGGCCATAGCAATCCTGTTGACGGTCTCCCTGATAACTAGCCAGGTTGATATAAGGTGGATGTTTCCGCCAAGTAGTTAATCAGAATTTTCCCTGAAAAGCTGCAATAGACGAGACTAAAATCATCCATTAGTATATGTAAATGACAGGTAGTTTATTAATAGATTAGAAATGATGGTGTTTAAAATATGTACAACAGTTTTTAGGCGGCACCTTGCAAAATCTCAAATAAGGCGTCAAAAACTTTGGTATGGTATGGAGAGAATTTGTTTGGGGCCAAAAATGGGGGAGGACATCTAATCGGtaaatcatttaatttatttttgtatatggACGTGATTAATAGAGTATTGTGCAAACTCtctaaatgtaaaaataaaatcaaccgaTAATTACTTGTTTCAGCCACAATAATTCCAACAATACCTCCGTGTTATCTTCGAAGTGACATCATTCCTCGAGGACACCTGCTTCTACGACCTCCTATATGGTGCCCCTATATCTTGTCAGCGGCAAGAGATAGCAGCTCGTCAGATAGTGGAAGGGACTCTTCCTCTACCAAAACCCTTTCCGGAAGAATCATAGGTTTGTACAGTACTTTAATAATTTGCCTTTGCCTCATGTTGTTTTTGatgttaaaaagttgaaaagGTCAAAGGTAACGTTGCAAAATCActgattcctatttttgtgaAGTGATTCACTGGTGCTGTATTACAACAATTTGACAATGCGAACATATATCACCACCTCACTCACGAGTTGACAGAAGTAAAGTTTCGCTACTATTATGAACCTTTTTAGTGAATGCAATTGGCTTAAATCTGTCCCCTGTTCTACAGTACAAGACAAAATTGTAGCGAGATGTTCAATTCCTTAGCCACGTTCCCATTTTACCTTCgcataatatttatttctgcTGTCGTTTCTGTTTTCACATTCTTTACAGGAAGCTCTTCAGGTGGATCTTCTGTGCAGCGCATAATTGGGGGTAAGTacgaaaatatattgttgacaaaaataaaacgCCTTATCTCTTACGAGATAAAAATGTAGTAAAGTATCATTTTTAGCGACTTCTTAATTTTTTCGTTGTATAACATTCAATTTTAGTTTAACTATCCACAGGTGGGTCATCAAGTAGAACTGGTTCGATACCACGCTCAGGCAAGTACAAAAATATATCCAATTGTTTTAATGAAGCCTTTCCCAAtagaaaaaattttaatatttattatgtaTGATTGGTCAAACCAAAATACCGAGGCACTAACAAGAAGTTGATAGAATACTGATGACCAAAAAGTGCCACAACGCTACAACGCTTAGATATAAATGCACAGAATATTTCTACCGTTCAAACTCCAATATATACTTATTAGCTATTGCCAGCCAGCAGcagttcaattttaaataagtgCTGGCAGAAAATCTAATGGGTAGATGGTAATTTCTAAGAGCACCGCGAAAATGGAATTCTCTTCGTAACTTGTTGAACGATCGATTTTAAACCTTCAGAAGTAAGATGATCCAGAAGACTAgtactttaatttattttccaGTTCCCTTGTGAGTATCAATGAGGTCCAATATTACACCCAAAATTACACtgctttattttaattcatgggAACAAAGTTATAACTTTCTCAGGCGTGACCGCCTACGTCACGGCTgacaatttgttttttgtgaACGCTATGCTCAGCaacatttttgcattttgttGCTCTTTTGTTTATTTCCGATTACTCTTGATATTTCACCATTTAATTATGTGCGTTTCGGGAGTTTCCGGTAGAATCCCACTTCTCGACGGTTTTTCAGGTTACTTGTGAAAGAGTTCTAAGGCtcttatttaaaaaacataCGAATTTATTTTTGCTATAAAATTGTCAATAAATATTAACTATGGCAAAACCCGAGAATTTATTACTCCGAGTAGACTTTCTGTGGTGTACTACAAACTCCGTATATTAAATACGGTACGCAAGTAACGCTACCGTTATGAACAGAACAATTCGGCTTAAACAAGTATTGAAAACGctctgaatgaaataaaaaaatagtaatgACATATTCACTAATACTTTAACTTACCTACATCGCTTTTATACTGTATAACTTGTCTTCAATTATGAGGATAATCAATTATGATATTATATTaatgatatatatgtatatatatatatatataggtatttCAGGAGGTTCCGGTTGGAAAAGACTTTTACCAGGTTTGTTAAATAACATCCTGTTAATGGTGAACGGTTAGGTTGTGAACAGTGATGAGACTCATTATATGTTCCTTACCTTATATGTTcataattgaatataatatgatTGGTATTAATGTATTCTATATATTTCAGGGTTTACTCCTCCACTTCCTCCACGTGAGTTTGGAATCTAATATCAATACTTTTCTATCTCTAAGTAGTATGCGACTCAAAATTGTAATTGTCGATGTCGTAAAATCTCGCAACGCGACTTAACTATAGTTTACTTCATAAAGTTCATGTTCAAAGATAATGTGCCTGGTATTGAAATGATCTATTCTATATATTTCAGGTGATCCTCCTCCACCTCCCCCACGTGAGTTAGGTATCTAATATCAATACTTTCCTATCTATTTGACACAAAACATACATTTGTTAGCTAATGTTGGAtgtataaataaagtaatttttttctattcGGCTTGAACGATTTTTTTCGATCGTAGGTATACACAATATTTGATTTGATCTCGTTGTTATACTACTCTTTGTGCCTTTCAATTTACGAAGTTTTAGAATAATGTGTTTGATATTGAGATCATGTATTCTATATATTTCAGAGTTTAATGCTCCCATTCTCCCACGTGCGTTTAGTCTCTAATATTAgtacatttttattcatttaatgaAATCAAGAACGTTTCAATAATCAGTTCTTGATAATAGACAaccaatttgaaaattataaaatattagacATGTACGCAAAAAAGATTGTTAAATGCTATATCTTCTCCTGCGTCGAGTAATAAAAAGTGCGCTTTCTAAAAGTTGctgtttgattttttaatattcacaattcgtaacaatttttattaaacatttaTAGTGTATCTCAGATGAGCATTGATTtcattaaatgtatatatatagattcaAATTGATTATCTTGCTTTATTTGTTTATGACATGTACTTGTACCTATACCAACCTGTCCACATATTGTTCTGTGGAACAAGAGCGTAATTATCGATTTAAAACTTATAATAAACTTAACAACCCAAGACATTAATTAAAAAAGGTCAGGCATTTTTTCTAGTAAAAATGATCGAAGCACGCACTCATCCCTGAGCCACCACAAATAATATTACTTTTGTGATTAGGCGCGTAAATCAAACAATTGTTGTGAGATTCATTCTAAAAATTTAGGCGCTAAAAATTTGTGCTGTCtcgattataatttttttaaccaATTTTTAAGCTAATATCTGATATCTCTTGATTGCCTATTAAACCTATTTCTCCCTACGTTACATTTTATCATCGTTTGCAGACATAAAAATCTGGGATAAATGTAGTGGAAAACTCGACGACGAAAGCGGCACAATACAACTCCCGCATGAGATTAGAAAGAATCCATATCGATGTGAATGGAAGATTGAACTAACAGAAAATAGTTGGATAGACATAAAAGCGAAGACACTTAACACTACTCAAAATAAAGTGAGTAAATTATGTGAACACTTTTACTATCTCATTCGCGTATGTCTGCAGATAAGCCATTGCTATTTCTCGGAAATTGCTCATAATCGGATGTTCGAATGAAAAACTAATCCGATAAGACGATTTAATCACATTTCAGAACACAATCTTCTCCATAGCCCTGGTCGGGTATGAGAAGAGAAATGTTTAACCAACTTATGgttcaaaaaatatgaactTGGGTGGCGGAGAATGCCTTAATCGAACCACGGAGCGTCGAACAATCATGCGGCGGCGTATGTCAATAATCCTCCCGCGCAGAGAGGTTTCTAGCGCTTCACACAAAGCTGCAATCTTTGCAATCGAATCTTAGATCAGTACAGTCATTAGTCGGAATATTGTATACTTTTTCGCCGCGGTGTTTCATGAGCCACAGTTTACCAAAcataattgaaacaaaaaaacaatatgcGATTGGAACTTATTTCAATAACActaaatttgattcaattcGAATCACGAACGTTCCCGCCACTCCCCCCAAGCACACCCCGCTTCTATTCAATACCAAATCAATGATTCCAACATGATTTGGTGCAGGTAATCGTCACAAGCCAGGGCAAAACTATTCTGGAACATAAAGGTGGAATCTCCCAGTTGAAATCCGTGTCGATACAGCATAACACAGCGACTGTTCTGTTGACGGTTTATCCGAAAGATGATCGATGGCCAGGAATTGTGATTTCTTACAATCAATGTAAGTGTGATATGAGCAtccatttattttattggaTTCATGTAAACTAGTTCATGTATATTTAAGTTGCATGCCTATTTCAATCTACGACATATGCGCGTCGAAGCCACTTAATAAATTATGGAAAAGTCGAAACTAGTAATCAGTCAATATATATGACGTGCGCAAACCATAATTTATTCAGCACGATTTGATTAAGAAAACAATGTGTTGTGTGTTTGAATTTGTCTTTGGATGATGGATATGGTTTCTTAGTTATTATATTATATGCATTTTGTCAATGTAGTTAACGGACCATTGCACCACTCTCATTTTTTCGGCCAATTTGAAGATTGTacacattttacaaatatatattgtgtcagactaaattaggatattttcccTTCTCACTCCATTtgcaatattatataaattgaatactGTTTTGTAGTCAAGCCAGATCGTCCGTTGCAACCAATTGCTACACCGAAGGATTCTGAATTTGCTTTGAATCAATCTATGAAGAATTGTGGTGATGATATTTCATCTTCTAATAGCAAAGAAGGCATCATCACATCTCCCAAGTATCCAAAAATGTATCCAGACAACGCATATTGCATATGGAATTTTGCCAACACAGATTCGAGTCACAAATTGCGTTTAACCATCATTGATATGGATATAGAAATGGGATCAGGAGATCAATGCAATCACGATAAATTAGTTATCAAAAATGGGAAGAATGTGCAACAAATCTGTGGATACAATCTGCAAGATAGAATAACGACATCGGAGAAGCTAATATCGATTGCATTTTTGAGTGATGATAGTTTGGGAGCTGGTGGTTTCAAAATGCGATACCGATTTGTTCCTAAGTAACAGCTTCTCCTTATCATTTTGTCGTTTTCACAAGCTAATCAGTAACGTTATTGtttatgttttatgttttaAACAGCTATCAGTTAGATTCTAAAGTTTTCACAAATGATCCTGgtaataaatcaataaatttattcaattcaatgtTTTTGTAGTATTACATCCAGAATATTTGAGTAGGAGAAGAATACTTACAGCGCATGTAGAAATACATTAAAAAGTAGAAGTCGCAAgtttgttaaaattaaatactgaCGGAGTGAAATCGGGGGGTTGCTTCACTTTACCATATAGCAGGTCGcgaaaaaaatataacaaatattgcACTGAGTGAActgacaaaaatatatatttatactataaaaaattattttaatcattccaTCGTGCGTTTGAATTCTCATAAATTGTGATTTTCCTATCGTCGTACCGCAAAAGTTTCGTATTTTGTTTCTTTTACATACACGATTTGAAACGTGACAATGGACCGATGTTTGGAATTCGTGGCTTTTGAACTTCGATGCAAATTTACTGGCGCCATCAGGCAAGCTCTTGAAAAAGTTACTTGTTCATCCTTGAAAGTCcagattattttttgtttatgctTTTTATGACACGGAATAAAACCGATGCACATACAAATGGATAAACGGGAATCCCAGAAAATTGAGAATATATTTACAATTCCGAATTGTGGCCAATTCGAAGACTAGttcaaattagtttttaaaCAGCATCATTTCGACTTCATTTTGCCGCCTTTATGAActatcaaataaatattaaaacgtGATCTGACTAGGAATtgcaatatttgttttatatgaaAACTCCCACATAGGAACGCCGTTCAATAAACTCACGATTGAATTGATAAAGCATGGAGCGTGCAAGAAACGACGGCAAGAAACGACGTAAatcagataaaatttttcctatCTAAGGGAGAATCACGAAAAAAGCAcgttacatatatttatattgatattGCATATCAGTTAAATGAGAATCTTCAAAAGTTACCTAATTTTatcttaaaatttcaatattttaaaaacgttACGATTTCGATATAAACTTGTTTAGATGATCTGGTGCGCCTCGGGCGAGTTCTGTTTTTAAGTTGAAGCCTTTGACATGCAAGTATATATTAGCTAGATCTAAAGCACTGGACTATGAGACCTAAACTGGCTTGATAGCAACGCTCAGGtataaaaagtgtaaaacaTATCCACGAACAGCGTTCGTAATCATGTTGAGCAGCAAAAAAGGTTTTTTTTCTCGGGACAGACATCGATCAATGTTTTTTGCTAATTTACCCTATAGTTCCATTTAAATTTGTTGATTGCTCTTGATAAGTGGAAAGTGGTGTTGAGTGAGTAACTCTTTGAGTGAGTACTTTGAGTAATCTGGAACGTTATTGGTCTTAAGAAACTTCAATATTGGACGAATACTGTTGTATATCTTCCGATATTTCCGGAACATATTTATAAGTGAATTTTGTCAGAACCGcgctttttattatattttgtgaCTCGACGTAAAATAATttctgtttatgtatttttgaaCCGTTATTGTAATAGGTGAGTTGTATTTATATAAACGTTATGACTTGGACTGAAGTCCAAGCAAAGGCTGTTGTGCTGCTATATCTATATTCTGTATGTTTTGCAAATTCTCTGTCACGGGGACAGTCTCTCGTCATTGCAGAAAGTGACGAATTAGCGGTAAGGTTTTTCTTTTACTATTCAAtggcattttgaaattttttttattataccagCAACGCTATATGTTgtcatcaaaaattatatatatttatttttattcctgatTCCAGAGAGAGAAAAGACATGCATCGTCTTATCATGGACCTGATGAGCCCCATCACAGTTTGCACGTCACGAGTGTCGTCCAGTCAAGATTTGCGAGAGTAACGTTTGTGAATAAAATAGCGAACACTGAACGCTCAGCGAAAGAAGTTGTTTTTTCAGTAAGGCTTCCAGAAGCAGCCTTCATCACAGAATTCGacatgtaattttttttacaatatcacGGAGTTTTATAACTTAGTGTTACTTAATGTTTTCACACTTTTTTCTTCTTTGTTAACCTCACACAGGATTGTTGGCGGTGTGAAATTTGTCGGGAAAATACGAGAGAAGAAAGAGGCAAAAGAACAGTACGATCGCGCCGTCGAAAAGGTGAGATGTTTTCTATACTCTATTTGGGGATGGGAAACCTGAATTACTCTCGTGTTTTATTATTGAACATCGTCTACTCTATTTGTTAGAACTCATTTAATACCTGCGCCTCTTTCCAAAGACTCACACGAAcgtaggccgcgagccgaggccctgaaaaacgcctagaaagtgagtttcgtagcgcacatcaggtaactaactaaaaatgattttaaaatgttccctaaaaatttagtaacaaatattgccttgttcccacttccaaaagttgcacgttttacggaaaagacgcttttactactaGAAATATGTGCAACgatcaatgttccctctaattttttgtagtatgtgtgcgcagaaattttggtgtgtgcgcacttttttggaaatgactaatatttgtgcaaaaaccaatgaagaaattttggcgttctaaccgggtaatgagtgggccaacaacaaactttctcaacctgccaaccgagaacattattacattacatcgaaatacgtctgtgcgcagtaaatctatgggTGTTGTCAAAAACTGAATATAACTGAATACAACTGAATACAActgaacacaactgaaaacaacTGAATACAACTGAATACAAAAACTGAACACAACTGAATACTACCGCACACAACTGAATACACGGCTCGTGGCACGTGACATAAGTTTGAAAATGAATACAACTGAATATAACTGAACACAGCTGAATACAACTGAAAACAACTGAACAAAACTGAATACGACTGAACAGAACTGAAAACAACTGAATACACGCAACGAATACAACTGAATATAACTGAACACCACTGAATACAACTGGAGAAAATGGCACGGGACGCATAAGATTCGTGACGTCATCACTGATTACGTCATAATAGATAATGCGAATTTTAGAGATAGCCCCTCAAGCAATACATCAAACGTTTCAGAAGGATGAGGCGGTTTCATTACGGTTATTTGTGGCGTGATTGGTGACGTCATTGCTGATTACGTCACAATCGATAATGCGAATTTTGGAGATAGAACATCGAGCAATATAGCAAACGTTTCAGAAAGATGAGGCGGTTTCAATACGGTTATTTTTGGCGTGATTGGTGACGTCATTGCTGATTGCGTCACAATCTAAgatttgaatattcgaaataTACTGGCGTGCAGTATAATGCACCTTTGAGACAAACGAGATGGTTTGAATGTGGCGACTTTCGACtaaatttatgacgtcattagtGGTTACGTCATAATATCAAATGCAAAATTTCAACATATAATCACGACTAGTATATCAAACGTTTCTGAAAATGAGACCATATTATTACGGTCATTCGGCGTGTTTAGATACGTCACCGCTGATGACGTCAAAATATTTCGACGTGATTTGT containing:
- the LOC144420758 gene encoding zinc metalloproteinase nas-39-like codes for the protein MRIINYDIILMIYMYIYIYIGISGGSGWKRLLPGFTPPLPPRDPPPPPPHIKIWDKCSGKLDDESGTIQLPHEIRKNPYRCEWKIELTENSWIDIKAKTLNTTQNKVIVTSQGKTILEHKGGISQLKSVSIQHNTATVLLTVYPKDDRWPGIVISYNQFKPDRPLQPIATPKDSEFALNQSMKNCGDDISSSNSKEGIITSPKYPKMYPDNAYCIWNFANTDSSHKLRLTIIDMDIEMGSGDQCNHDKLVIKNGKNVQQICGYNLQDRITTSEKLISIAFLSDDSLGAGGFKMRYRFVPK